A single window of Paenibacillus sp. SYP-B4298 DNA harbors:
- a CDS encoding Cof-type HAD-IIB family hydrolase encodes MKLIGIDLDGTLLNSQQKISKKNVETLKKISENSLPFICSGREVEDITNILIESDLSIPAVGLNGAIGYDNGKKLFEFYFNHSSIKEVDSLVSKFPTKIYTNYGSYESLEYKTKLKEIFKEMGDEFPIDELNYELEYEKSIESTPFSNINEIISIEKIKVYKFFVFIPNRKIKSEIKKKLDCLNDISNTESSAVNIEIVPHNVSKGYVYNHLERIYELNNTTRFAIGDSLNDFSLFENADFSFAMENGHQIIKNMATFITASNDEDGVAEALNIISTM; translated from the coding sequence ATGAAGTTAATTGGAATTGATTTAGACGGAACACTGTTGAATTCGCAGCAGAAAATAAGTAAGAAAAATGTAGAGACTCTAAAAAAGATATCCGAAAATTCCCTTCCTTTTATTTGTTCAGGAAGAGAAGTAGAAGATATCACAAATATTCTTATAGAATCCGATTTATCTATTCCGGCTGTGGGGTTAAATGGGGCTATCGGATATGACAATGGTAAAAAATTGTTTGAATTTTACTTTAATCATTCAAGTATAAAAGAAGTAGATTCTTTAGTTTCAAAATTTCCTACGAAAATCTACACCAATTATGGTAGCTATGAATCATTAGAATATAAAACTAAATTGAAAGAAATTTTCAAAGAAATGGGAGACGAATTTCCTATCGACGAATTGAATTATGAACTTGAATATGAAAAATCTATTGAATCCACTCCTTTTAGTAACATCAATGAAATCATTAGCATAGAGAAAATAAAAGTATACAAATTCTTTGTTTTTATTCCTAATAGAAAGATCAAGAGCGAAATTAAAAAAAAATTAGATTGCTTAAATGACATTTCTAATACTGAATCATCAGCAGTCAATATTGAAATTGTTCCTCATAATGTATCAAAGGGCTACGTATATAATCATTTAGAAAGAATTTATGAACTGAACAACACAACGAGGTTTGCAATTGGCGATAGTTTGAATGATTTTTCCCTATTCGAAAATGCAGACTTTAGTTTTGCTATGGAAAATGGACATCAAATCATCAAAAACATGGCTACCTTTATAACAGCCTCAAATGATGAAGACGGTGTAGCAGAAGCATTAAACATAATTTCAACAATGTAA
- a CDS encoding DeoR/GlpR family DNA-binding transcription regulator produces MNQKERLNLIISTLQKEKSLNLKEIISLTKTSRDTARRDIVTLTENNLVQRTYGGVALLESFKEIDSFIERSSHKSREKFLLAKKASELIAENQLVYLDVSTTVSLIPQNIEKHKLNLIITNSIDIADQLLRYSNCQCRLLGGNLDKDKRCVVGTKPLNELEDYNFDISFLGVAGFDENGVYYAYEEDLDLKRKIRQQSKKIILLIDSTKIGESHNFHVFDFEDIDVVIVSAPLPISLLKVLEKNKVQVININGKALD; encoded by the coding sequence ATGAACCAGAAAGAACGATTAAATTTAATTATCTCAACTTTACAAAAAGAAAAAAGTCTGAATTTAAAAGAAATTATCTCATTGACGAAAACATCAAGGGATACGGCTAGACGCGATATAGTTACACTTACTGAAAATAATTTGGTCCAAAGAACATATGGTGGTGTTGCTTTACTAGAATCATTTAAAGAGATTGACTCTTTTATAGAACGCAGTTCACACAAAAGTCGAGAAAAGTTCTTGTTGGCTAAAAAGGCAAGTGAATTAATTGCAGAAAATCAATTAGTCTATTTAGATGTATCAACGACTGTCAGTCTAATTCCTCAAAACATAGAAAAACATAAATTAAATTTAATAATAACAAACTCAATTGATATTGCTGATCAATTGTTAAGGTATTCAAATTGTCAATGTAGGTTACTTGGAGGTAATTTAGATAAAGACAAACGGTGTGTAGTTGGAACAAAACCCTTGAATGAATTAGAGGATTATAATTTTGATATTTCTTTTCTAGGAGTTGCTGGTTTTGATGAAAACGGTGTCTACTACGCCTATGAAGAAGATTTAGATTTAAAACGGAAAATTCGACAACAAAGCAAAAAGATTATCTTATTAATAGATAGTACTAAAATTGGGGAATCCCATAATTTCCATGTTTTTGATTTTGAAGATATAGATGTTGTTATTGTTAGTGCTCCTTTACCTATTTCTTTACTTAAGGTTTTAGAAAAAAACAAAGTGCAGGTTATTAACATAAATGGGAAAGCACTTGATTGA
- a CDS encoding NUDIX hydrolase N-terminal domain-containing protein, which translates to MTSQLLNRYRRLLTLAEAGLFYGKDEFDKERYQELKEISLELLANISAEPLEELEKLFDKSEGYPTPKIDVRAFIKHKDKILLVEDTNTKEWSLPGGYAEVGFSPKENIIKEVFEETGMSVTVDKLLAVFDTDLREDIPQLFQYYKLIFGCTIVSGSFQNNLETSNLGFFNFHELPKLSKQRTTKEQLIMLNKRSTTYFD; encoded by the coding sequence ATGACAAGTCAATTATTAAACCGATATAGAAGATTATTAACATTAGCCGAGGCAGGCTTATTTTATGGGAAAGATGAATTTGACAAAGAACGTTATCAAGAATTAAAAGAAATCTCACTTGAATTATTAGCAAATATTAGTGCTGAACCTTTAGAAGAATTAGAAAAGCTATTTGATAAATCCGAGGGATACCCCACACCCAAAATTGATGTCAGGGCATTTATCAAGCATAAAGACAAAATTCTTTTAGTAGAGGACACGAATACCAAGGAGTGGTCATTACCTGGTGGTTATGCTGAAGTTGGATTCTCTCCAAAAGAAAATATTATTAAAGAAGTATTTGAAGAAACAGGAATGAGTGTCACTGTAGATAAATTGTTAGCAGTGTTTGATACTGACTTGCGAGAAGATATCCCTCAGCTATTCCAATATTATAAATTGATTTTTGGTTGCACAATAGTTAGTGGTTCATTTCAAAATAATCTAGAAACTTCAAACCTTGGTTTTTTTAACTTCCATGAATTACCTAAATTATCTAAACAGAGAACCACTAAAGAACAATTAATTATGCTTAACAAGCGATCTACAACATATTTTGATTGA
- the map gene encoding type I methionyl aminopeptidase has product MIILKSKHEIESIRKACQVVAECHRTIAPLIKPGITTNEIERIFEDIILKHGAKPYQKGYKGYPYATCASVNDVIAHGFPSNKPLEEGDIVTIDTVAELDGWLGDSAWSYAVGQISPTAEKLMRVTKECLDLGIEQAQPGNRLGDVTSAIQRHAESHGFGVVRDLLAHGIGRDLHEEPTYVHVGKPGKGLRIKEGMVFTIEPMITEGSYFMTIDPDGWTARTMDNKLAAQYEHTIAITAEGPQILTAQ; this is encoded by the coding sequence ATGATCATTTTAAAAAGCAAGCATGAAATCGAATCCATCCGCAAGGCATGCCAAGTGGTGGCTGAATGCCATCGTACAATTGCCCCGCTCATCAAACCGGGCATCACAACGAACGAGATTGAGCGCATATTCGAGGACATTATTTTAAAGCACGGCGCCAAGCCATACCAGAAGGGCTATAAGGGCTATCCATATGCGACCTGTGCTTCCGTCAACGACGTGATCGCGCATGGCTTCCCTAGCAATAAGCCACTTGAGGAAGGAGATATCGTGACGATCGACACGGTCGCGGAGCTCGATGGCTGGCTCGGCGATTCGGCTTGGAGCTATGCAGTTGGACAGATCTCGCCGACGGCTGAGAAGTTGATGCGCGTCACGAAGGAATGTCTTGACCTGGGCATCGAGCAGGCGCAGCCTGGCAATCGGCTCGGCGACGTGACGAGCGCGATTCAGCGGCATGCGGAATCACACGGTTTCGGCGTCGTGCGTGACCTTCTCGCCCATGGCATCGGCCGCGACCTGCACGAGGAGCCGACCTATGTGCATGTCGGCAAGCCCGGAAAAGGCCTCCGTATCAAGGAAGGTATGGTGTTCACGATTGAGCCCATGATCACCGAGGGTAGCTACTTCATGACAATCGATCCGGACGGCTGGACCGCAAGGACGATGGACAACAAGCTTGCCGCCCAATACGAGCATACGATCGCCATCACGGCAGAAGGTCCACAAATTCTGACCGCGCAATAG
- a CDS encoding TetR/AcrR family transcriptional regulator, with the protein MQRREQILDVAARSYFRTGGSFDIRDVAREAGLGYGTVYHYYPNRHLLIEDVLGSGFERCEQVIAKWANNSGSSPDDWQLLTYCKELLRLWQSDARAYLVYKMAAEHYAGLPERDRHHAKRKFMERLYVPLQLIAQCEDDSVDHMLAVLVGCCGLHYYAGNSDLDVDRIARLAMQAITKES; encoded by the coding sequence ATGCAGCGTAGAGAACAGATCCTGGATGTCGCCGCTCGCTCATACTTTCGCACGGGCGGCAGCTTTGATATTCGCGACGTCGCCCGCGAGGCAGGGCTTGGTTACGGCACAGTATACCATTATTACCCCAACCGGCATTTATTAATAGAAGATGTGTTAGGAAGCGGCTTCGAGCGATGCGAGCAAGTGATCGCAAAATGGGCGAACAACAGCGGCAGCTCCCCAGATGACTGGCAGTTGTTGACGTATTGTAAAGAGCTGCTTCGGCTGTGGCAGTCGGACGCCCGCGCATATCTCGTCTACAAAATGGCGGCGGAACATTATGCAGGCTTGCCTGAGAGGGATCGACACCACGCCAAAAGAAAATTTATGGAACGGCTGTATGTTCCACTCCAATTGATCGCTCAGTGCGAAGACGACAGCGTCGACCATATGCTTGCTGTGCTGGTCGGTTGCTGTGGGCTGCACTACTATGCGGGCAATTCCGACCTGGACGTCGATCGAATCGCCCGACTCGCTATGCAAGCTATTACGAAGGAGTCCTGA
- a CDS encoding class I SAM-dependent methyltransferase — MENVIDYYSRFDEWGRLDREPLEFIINWHYIKEYLPPNGNVFDNGAGPGKYSMELAKLGFNVTLSDLTPRLVELAKEKASELGLTEHFNGFHVLNATNLDGLPNEVFDASLMLGPLYHLQREEERINAVRELFRVTKKGGVIFVAFQSRIRMTTTSLQYPQHWKPHDTMDSIKEFRDTGIFNHVDKGRFTGAYYFNINDIKPFMESQGFETVDLIGSSSIGGLISNEQRQSWEEKGESQSLMNLLIELAKDPSVLGISSHLLYIGRRK; from the coding sequence ATGGAAAACGTTATTGATTATTATTCCCGTTTTGACGAGTGGGGCAGGTTGGACAGGGAACCGCTAGAGTTTATCATTAACTGGCATTACATTAAAGAATATTTACCTCCCAATGGCAATGTATTTGACAATGGGGCAGGACCCGGGAAATATTCAATGGAGTTAGCGAAGCTAGGATTTAATGTAACTCTTTCTGACTTAACACCTAGACTCGTTGAATTGGCTAAGGAGAAGGCAAGCGAATTGGGCTTAACGGAACACTTCAACGGCTTTCATGTATTAAATGCTACAAATTTGGACGGATTACCCAATGAGGTGTTTGATGCTTCCTTGATGTTAGGACCTCTTTACCATTTGCAAAGGGAAGAAGAACGGATAAATGCTGTAAGGGAGTTGTTCCGCGTTACAAAAAAGGGAGGCGTCATTTTTGTTGCTTTTCAAAGTAGGATCAGAATGACAACAACTTCCTTGCAATATCCACAGCACTGGAAGCCCCATGACACAATGGATTCAATAAAAGAGTTCCGCGATACTGGGATTTTTAATCACGTAGATAAGGGACGATTTACAGGAGCATATTACTTCAACATCAATGATATTAAGCCCTTTATGGAAAGCCAAGGATTTGAAACAGTTGATTTGATTGGTTCTTCTAGTATTGGTGGATTGATAAGTAATGAGCAAAGGCAATCTTGGGAAGAAAAAGGTGAGTCGCAGAGTCTGATGAACTTACTTATTGAACTCGCTAAGGACCCCTCCGTCTTGGGAATATCGTCTCATTTGTTGTATATCGGCAGAAGGAAATAA
- a CDS encoding helix-turn-helix domain-containing protein, with protein MKIKIRLRDILEERGMSQRKLARQMNVRPSTINHLCSDSVDRVYIRTLEQVCRALGITVDELIVSVETSEPHDHPNKKP; from the coding sequence ATGAAAATCAAAATCCGGCTTCGAGACATTTTAGAAGAACGCGGAATGTCCCAACGAAAATTGGCCCGCCAAATGAATGTAAGACCTAGCACGATTAACCATCTATGCTCCGATTCGGTTGATAGAGTCTACATCCGTACACTTGAGCAGGTTTGCAGAGCTCTGGGAATTACCGTTGATGAACTCATCGTTTCTGTAGAGACTTCAGAACCTCATGACCATCCTAACAAAAAACCTTGA
- a CDS encoding barstar family protein codes for MTVEKLFDEFSAVYQFPYYFSANWNSFEECINDLAWLQADAYIMCISNAENLLQLSNSDFDSFTSILADSVREWQDGRNLGAVVTSSTPFNIIFHCAKENEYELIMKLRESGILLERL; via the coding sequence ATGACAGTTGAAAAGCTATTTGATGAGTTTTCCGCTGTTTATCAATTTCCTTATTACTTCAGTGCTAATTGGAATTCGTTTGAAGAATGTATTAATGACTTGGCATGGCTACAGGCTGATGCATATATCATGTGTATAAGCAATGCTGAAAATTTATTGCAATTATCCAACTCTGATTTTGATTCATTTACAAGCATTCTTGCTGATTCCGTTAGAGAATGGCAAGATGGAAGGAATCTTGGTGCAGTTGTTACTTCCTCTACTCCATTCAATATCATATTTCATTGTGCTAAAGAGAATGAGTACGAACTTATAATGAAACTACGCGAGTCGGGGATATTGTTGGAGAGATTATAA